One window from the genome of Agelaius phoeniceus isolate bAgePho1 unplaced genomic scaffold, bAgePho1.hap1 Scaffold_341, whole genome shotgun sequence encodes:
- the ZC3H10 gene encoding zinc finger CCCH domain-containing protein 10, with translation MPDRDSYPASTGTGPGGVSSGDESSSALPDDDICRDFLRNVCKRGKRCRFRHPDISEVTNLGVRKNEFIFCHDFQNKECVRLNCRFIHGTKEDEDCYKKTGELPPRLRQKVAAGLGLSPADLPNSKEEVPICRDFLKGDCQRGAKCKFQHLQRDYEYEARGREQGRRYEPFDGLYEPDEPVLKRRRAEGLYESYEYGFASPRAVEYRLLEEENVLLRKRVEDLKKQVNNLLATNEVLLEQNAQFRNQAKVMTLSSTATATEQPLAPTVTNYNHSIAQTHTTLSSQALQPRPVTQQDLVAPAGAQAAPPANGAPPMNPEIAPLSAAAALAQTIAQGMAPPPVSMAPVAVSVAPVAVSMAQPLGGITMSHATTPMVTYPIASQSMRITAMPH, from the coding sequence aTGCCGGACCGGGACAGTTACCCCGCCAGCACCGGCACCGGCCCCGGTGGCGTCAGCAGCGGCGACGAATCCTCGTCCGCCCTCCCCGACGACGACATCTGCCGCGACTTTTTGCGCAACGTCTGCAAGCGCGGCAAGCGCTGCCGCTTCCGGCACCCCGACATCTCCGAGGTCACCAACCTGGGCGTGCGCAAGAACGAGTTCATCTTCTGCCACGACTTCCAGAACAAGGAGTGCGTGCGCCTCAACTGCCGCTTCATCCACGGCACCAAGGAGGACGAGGATTGCTACAAGAAAACCGGCGAGCTGCCGCCGCGCCTCAGGCAGAAAGTGGCCGCGGGGTTGGGTTTGTCGCCGGCGGATTTGCCCAACAGCAAAGAGGAGGTGCCCATCTGCAGGGATTTCCTCAAGGGGGACTGCCAGCGCGGTGCTAAGTGTAAATTCCAGCACTTACAGCGGGATTACGAGTACGAGGCGCGGGGCAGAGAGCAAGGACGGCGTTACGAGCCCTTTGATGGCCTCTACGAGCCCGACGAGCCGGTGCTGAAACGGCGGCGAGCCGAGGGGCTCTACGAGAGCTACGAGTACGGCTTCGCCAGCCCGCGGGCCGTGGAGTACcggctgctggaggaggagaacgTGCTGCTCAGGAAACGCGTGGAGGACCTCAAGAAGCAGGTCAACAACCTGCTGGCCACCAAcgaggtgctgctggagcagaacGCCCAATTCCGCAACCAGGCCAAGGTGATGACGCTGAGCTCCACGGCCACGGCCACCGAGCAGCCGCTGGCGCCCACGGTGACCAACTACAACCACAGCATCGCCCAGACTCACACCacgctcagcagccaggccctgcagccccGCCCGGTCACCCAGCAGGATTTGGTGGCGCCGGCGGGTGCTCAGGCCGCCCCTCCCGCTAACGGGGCGCCGCCCATGAACCCCGAGATCGCGCCGCTgtcggcggcggcggcgctggcgCAGACCATCGCGCAGGGCATGGCGCCGCCGCCCGTCTCCATGGCGCCCGTGGCCGTGTCGGTGGCGCCGGTGGCCGTGTCCATGGCACAGCCGCTCGGGGGCATCACCATGAGCCACGCCACCACGCCCATGGTCACCTACCCCATCGCCTCGCAGAGCATGAGGATAACGGCCATGCCACACTGA